Below is a window of Fervidobacterium pennivorans DSM 9078 DNA.
ACCTTTGACTTCTGCTGCATAAACGCTCAAAGCGTTATCTATTCCAAGGGGTCCGTCTATCTTACAATTCTTTATTTGACCGCGCTCGTTCATTTTGGCTATAATAGCAGCTTCCATTGTCTCCGGCATGTCGGGATTTACTGTTTCAACGGCAGCTATGAGTGCAACTTTAGGCATCTCGTAACCAAGTTTTCTGGCAACAGCAACTGCGTTTTCTATAATTTGTACCTTCTGTTCCAAAGTAGGTCTAATTACCATGCCACCATCTGTGATGAAAATCAAACGGTTCACACCAGGAACTTCAACAACCGCAACGTGTGAAAGCAATCTCTCTGTCCTAAGTCCTTGTTCTTTGTCTAAAACGGCTTTCAGCAGTGTGGAAGTTTTTACAAGTCCTTTCATCACTATGTGTGCTTTCCCTTCGACGACTGCTCTCACCGCACCTTTGGATGCCTCTTCTTCAGAACGGCAGTCAACAATGGGGAAATCGGCGTTGAGCTCCTTCAAATTCTCTTCAATTACTTCTTTCTTTCCAAAAAGAATAGCAGAAACGCCCAATTCTCTTGCTTCGACAACTGCTTTTATGGCTTCTTTATCCTCTGCTCCAGCAATGGCGATAACTTTCCCCTTACCCTTCGCCATTTCGAT
It encodes the following:
- a CDS encoding bifunctional enoyl-CoA hydratase/phosphate acetyltransferase gives rise to the protein MIRTLSEIIEMAKGKGKVIAIAGAEDKEAIKAVVEARELGVSAILFGKKEVIEENLKELNADFPIVDCRSEEEASKGAVRAVVEGKAHIVMKGLVKTSTLLKAVLDKEQGLRTERLLSHVAVVEVPGVNRLIFITDGGMVIRPTLEQKVQIIENAVAVARKLGYEMPKVALIAAVETVNPDMPETMEAAIIAKMNERGQIKNCKIDGPLGIDNALSVYAAEVKGVKGDVAGHADILVVPDIHSGNFLGKSAVYFANGKIAGIIAGAKAPVIVISRADTSESKFASIALAIALS